GATCATGGTCGCCACCCAGTACAGGTGACCATGGGTCACGGGCGGATGCACTCCGCGGTCCCGCGACCGCAGGTTGCGGGACAGTGGCCACGAGACGTGGCGGACCTGTCCACGTAGTTACATCGTTGTTACGCTCCCCAACCTTGTCCACAGGTTGTGGGAAAGCGAGATCCCATCGTGAACTGGGGATCTACGATGCGTGCGATGCGACGATCCCCGATCTCCCCTCCGATGCTGGGTGTGCTCGCCGTGCTCGGTCTGCTCGCCTGGGCGATCACCCGGGCCGACCCGCGGGCCGTCGTCGTCGCCGTGCTCGTGGGCTGGCTCATCATGCGGGTCGGCTACCGGATGCTGGCCGGCTTCGGCACCCCCGTCCCCGAGCCGCCACCCCCGGGCGAGCTGCGCAAGGTGCGCCTCATGTACCGCTGCTCGATCTGCGGCACCGAGGTGCGCATGACCGCGGCGAACGACGAGGTCCCCGACCCTCCCCGCCACTGCATGGAGGACATGGAGCTGGTCGCCCCCCTCTACGACTGAGGGTCAGCCCGCTGGGGTGTTCTCCCGGGGGGCGTAGGGGCGGCAGGCCATGCCGCGGAGGCTGGGGCACGGGGCTGGGGTGACGACGGGGACGTCGGCGTCGGGGAGGACGGCGAGCACCAGGTGGGAGGGCTTGCCCGGCAGGTGGGCCACCTGGGTGGCGGGGATGGCGCCGCCGTAGTCGGGCGATTCGAACGCCCAGGTGACGTGGTTGCGGCCGGGCGTCGAGATCGTGAGCCGCAGCTGGGAGCCGGCCCGGAAGGCGTGGGCCAGCGACGGGATCTCCACCCGGGCCTCCACGAACTTCCCGGGCTGCAGCGGCCGGAACGCCCGGGCCGTGAAGGGGTGCGTGATCTCCAGGTCGTCGGACCGCTCGGGGTCGACCTTGCGGTGACCCAGCTTCAGCCAGCCGTTCTGGACCAGGTACTCGACCCCGTCGGGCCGCACCTCCGACACCGTGACCTGCACGTCGAGGTCGGCGGTGTCGCCGGCGACCCACAGGTCGGCGTAGCCGGGGCCGGCCACCACCAGGTCCTCGGCCAGCGGCACGGTGAGGTACGACAGCACGTCGCCGGGCGCGAACTGCGACCAGTCGGCGTCCTCCCACAGGCGGCCGAACAACGGGTAGTCGCCGTTCGGGAACAGTCGGGTCTCGCCGGCGGCCGGGTCGAAGCGGAACTCGTCGACGCCGCCCTCGGCGCGCCGGGCCGGGGGTGCCGGGCGCAGCGTCTCGTCGGCGCCGAGGTACCAGCTGGTGGGCACCGCCTGGGGCGCCGGCCACGTGGGGAACGCCTGCTCGAAGGTCCCACCGGGCTCACCCAGCTCGTTGGCCCCGATGCCGCTCTCGTAGACCACCCGCACCGACGGCTCGGCGTCGTACGCAGCCCGGGCCGCCGTGTAGTCGTCGCCGAACTCGTCGTACCAGCGGTCGGGCTCGAGGGTGGCGTCCTGCAGCTCGAAGGTGTCGGCCAGGATGACCGGCGCGAAGGCCCGGACGACGGGGTTGAGGTGCGGCACCCGCCGAGCCACGTGGAACTCCAGGAACTCGAACCAGCGCATCGCGTTGACAGGCCCGAGGCCGTCGGGGTGGCGGCCGTTCCACAGCCCCACCTTCAGTTGGGGCGCGCTCTCGAACTCGTCGATCATCGACGTGAACTGCGGGCCGGTCTGCTCGTCCTGGAAGGCGCCGGCCAGGAACACCGGCACCGAGATGTCACCGACCAGCTCCCGCAGGTCGCGGGCCGACGCCATCGGGTGGTACGTGTCCAGCGCCCGGCCGAACGACGCGAAGTCGGGGTTCTGGTCGCGCAGCACCTGGTGGGCGGCGCAGAACTGGTCGCCGCCGTCGATGCGGGCGCGCACCCAGCTGGTGCCGCCGGGGGACGACTGGCGGTCGCGCTCGGCCAGCCACTGGCGGGTGAAGCCGCTGTTGTAGATGCCGCCGGGGTACTGCTGCAGCCACGGGTCGGCGATCACCGACAGCGGGGTGATGGCGGCGAGGCCGGGCGGACGGGTGGTGGCGGCGTAGAGCTGGGCGATGCCGGAGTACGACAGGCCCACCATGCCCACCTGGTGGTGCAGCACCCAGGGTTGGCGGGCGACGATCTCGATCACGTCGTAGCCGTCGGCCATCTGCGCCGGGTTGAACACGTCGAACACGCCGCCGGAGCAGCCGGTGCCGCGCATGTTCACCGCCACGGTGGCGTAGCCGGCGGCCCGGGCCAGCCGGCTGCTGGGCTCCTCGGCGCCCGGGTTCGACGGCCCGTAGCCCGAGTACTCGACCACCGTCGGGTAGGGCCCCGGGCCGTAGAACGCCTCGTCGGGCAGGCGGACCATGGCGCTCAGCCGCACGCCGTCGCGCATCTCCATGTAGTTGAACCCGGCCGCCAGCGGAGCACCGGGCTTCGGGCTCCCGAGGATGTCGGGCGTGGCCGCCGTCAGCTGCTGGCGGTCGTAGAGCGCCGGGTCGGGGGTGTCGTCGCGGCCGAGCACGTCGAACGGCGCGGTCGTGGGCACGGGCGACCCCGAGTCGTCGCGCACCACGTAGCGGCCGGGCTCGACGATGCCGCCCCGGTCGAGGTCGCCGAGGTCACCCAGGTCGAGGTCGGGGCCCGACTGGAGCACCATGTGCTCGGCGGGCAGGTAGGCGAAGTGCGCCTGGCCGTGCTCGTCGGCCAGCAGGGTGAGCAGCTTGCGCTTGGGGTGGCGCCGGCCCATCGACCACAGCGTCAGCGGCTGGTGGGGCTGGGCCCCCGTGACCGTCACCTGCTCGACGCCCGGCTGTACCTGCCATGGCGCCAGCGCCTCGCCCGGCCCGGGCGACCAGGCCTCGCACGCCGTGACCGCCAGCACGCACGCCAGCAGCGCGGCCGTCCGTCGAATCCCCCGCATCTTCCCCCCAGTTCAACTGTCACGAGGCGGCGAGGCGACCCACCCCGTCGCTCCGCCCGCCCCGATCTCGGTCAGCCCAGACGCTCGTGTCTCCGGCGAGCGCTACGAAAGGCGCTCGTGTCTCCCGGCGAGCGCTACGAAAGGCGCTCGATGATCATGGCGTTGGCCAGGCCGCCACCCTCGCACATCGTCTGCAGCCCGTAACGGCCGCCGGTGCGCTCCAGCTCGTTGAGCAGCGTGGCGGTCAGCTTGGTGCCGGAGCAGCCGAGCGGGTGGCCGAGGGCGATCGCGCCCCCGTTGACGTTGACCTTCTCGAAGTCGGCACCGGTCTCCTGCTGCCAGGCGAGCACCACGGAGGCGAAGGCCTCGTTGACCTCGAACAGGTCGATGTCGTCGATGGTGAGGCCGGCCTTGGCCAGCACCTTCTCCGTCGACGGGATCGGCCCGGTGAGCATCATCACCGGGTCGACGCCGGCCAGGGCGAAGGCCACGAACCGGGCCCGGGGCCGCAGGCCGAGCTGGTTGGCCTTCTCCTCGCTCATGATGAGCGAGGCCGAGGCGCCGTCGGAGATCTGGCTGCTGTTGGCCGCGGTCACCTTGCCGTCGGGCTTGAAGGCGGGCTTCAGGCTGGCCAGCGACTCGAGGGAGCTCTCGCGGATGCCCTCGTCGGCGGTCACCAGCTCGGCGCTCTCGGAGACGTCGCCGGAGTCCTTGTCGCGGTGCTTCGACGTGACGGCGACGATCTCGTTCTCGAAGCGGCCCTCGTCGCGGGCCTGGGCGGCGCGCTGCTGGCTGCGGAGGCCGAAGGCGTCGAGGTCCTGGCGGCTGAGGCCCCACTTGTCGGCGATCATCTCCGCCGAGATGCCCTGGGGCACGAGGCCGCCGACGTCCTGGTAGCGCAGGCCCATGCGGGGCCCGAACGGGAAGCCGAACTTGCCGTCGCCGACCGACGCGCCCATCGGCACCTGGCTCATGATCTCCACGCCGGCAGCGACGACGACGTCGTGCACGCCGGCCATCACGGCCTGGGCGGCGAAGTGGGTCGACTGCTGCGACGAGCCGCACTGGCGGTCGATGGTCGTCGCCGGCACCTCCTCGGGCCAGCCGGCGGCGAGCACGGCGTTGCGACCGACGTTGATCGACTGCGCGCCGGCCTGCATGACGCAGCCCATGATCACGTCCTCGACCACGCCGGGGTCGAGGTCGTTGCGCTCGGCGAGCGCGTTCAGGGTCTCGGCGGCGAGGTCGGCGGGATGCCAACCCGAGAGCCTGCCGTTGCGCTTGCCGCCTCCGGTGCGGACAGCGTCGACGATGACGGCGGTAGGCATGTGGCCTGCTCCTCGTTGCTTGCCAATGGGTGCCAAATAGCGTGCCAACAGGTACTTGACCCGGTGGTCAAGTCAGTCTGCCCACAGGGCCCACGGCGTGCAACCGAGGCGGCCACCCGCCTCTGTGACCGGCGGCACATCACCGGTCGTGGAACCTCTACCCTGACCGCAGAGCCGTTCACGACGGAGGGCGGCCGGAACCAACCCGGGGGGACCGCACGTGGGCATCACCAGGGCCGACCTCGACCAGCGGGTCGAGGGACAGACCGTCTGCAGCCGCTTCCTCGACACCGTGGCCGCCCATGGCGACCTGGTCGCCCTGCGCGCCCGGGAGGAGGGCGGCGGCTGGCGCAGCTGGACGTACGACGACTACGCCGACCGCGTCTCCCGCGCCGCCGCCGGGCTGGCCTCACT
This Acidimicrobiales bacterium DNA region includes the following protein-coding sequences:
- a CDS encoding CocE/NonD family hydrolase is translated as MRGIRRTAALLACVLAVTACEAWSPGPGEALAPWQVQPGVEQVTVTGAQPHQPLTLWSMGRRHPKRKLLTLLADEHGQAHFAYLPAEHMVLQSGPDLDLGDLGDLDRGGIVEPGRYVVRDDSGSPVPTTAPFDVLGRDDTPDPALYDRQQLTAATPDILGSPKPGAPLAAGFNYMEMRDGVRLSAMVRLPDEAFYGPGPYPTVVEYSGYGPSNPGAEEPSSRLARAAGYATVAVNMRGTGCSGGVFDVFNPAQMADGYDVIEIVARQPWVLHHQVGMVGLSYSGIAQLYAATTRPPGLAAITPLSVIADPWLQQYPGGIYNSGFTRQWLAERDRQSSPGGTSWVRARIDGGDQFCAAHQVLRDQNPDFASFGRALDTYHPMASARDLRELVGDISVPVFLAGAFQDEQTGPQFTSMIDEFESAPQLKVGLWNGRHPDGLGPVNAMRWFEFLEFHVARRVPHLNPVVRAFAPVILADTFELQDATLEPDRWYDEFGDDYTAARAAYDAEPSVRVVYESGIGANELGEPGGTFEQAFPTWPAPQAVPTSWYLGADETLRPAPPARRAEGGVDEFRFDPAAGETRLFPNGDYPLFGRLWEDADWSQFAPGDVLSYLTVPLAEDLVVAGPGYADLWVAGDTADLDVQVTVSEVRPDGVEYLVQNGWLKLGHRKVDPERSDDLEITHPFTARAFRPLQPGKFVEARVEIPSLAHAFRAGSQLRLTISTPGRNHVTWAFESPDYGGAIPATQVAHLPGKPSHLVLAVLPDADVPVVTPAPCPSLRGMACRPYAPRENTPAG
- a CDS encoding thiolase family protein, with translation MPTAVIVDAVRTGGGKRNGRLSGWHPADLAAETLNALAERNDLDPGVVEDVIMGCVMQAGAQSINVGRNAVLAAGWPEEVPATTIDRQCGSSQQSTHFAAQAVMAGVHDVVVAAGVEIMSQVPMGASVGDGKFGFPFGPRMGLRYQDVGGLVPQGISAEMIADKWGLSRQDLDAFGLRSQQRAAQARDEGRFENEIVAVTSKHRDKDSGDVSESAELVTADEGIRESSLESLASLKPAFKPDGKVTAANSSQISDGASASLIMSEEKANQLGLRPRARFVAFALAGVDPVMMLTGPIPSTEKVLAKAGLTIDDIDLFEVNEAFASVVLAWQQETGADFEKVNVNGGAIALGHPLGCSGTKLTATLLNELERTGGRYGLQTMCEGGGLANAMIIERLS